The genomic stretch tcttttatttttttctaaaactaaactctaaaaatccttaaattatcatatagaactaaattaatttataaaagcgcaaattaactccgaataacaattaacacacaattaagtaataattaagcataaaattgtacatttggacattaaatgctaaaaatgcaaaagatgcctatttttgtaattttcaatttttgtaaaacaaacttaattactaacaattgtagaattaaatcctacatggaaaatgcgacatatttttgtattttttattaatttaacaaataaacatgcacagacaaatacaaataattatccaaaaatgtcacaaaaactctcaaaattgcacaccaaggaaaattattttattttgaatttttttgggagtaattctttcatagggcaaaaatcacgtgcttacacccatcccatgagttctaatgtatatatcatacataattaatcaccatagagtagttagaggtgatagacatacctcttgtagcaAGAATCTTGAGAATCCTCACTTGTGGTGTTCTTGACAAATTCAAGGATTTTAATGGAAATCTAtggatttttaagatcaatccatgttaatataagtgtttaggagtagtaatcaactcaaaatactctaAAAACTTACCTTGGATCAAAGGAATGAAGGTATGGGACGGATTTCCCCTTGTTAGAGCAAGCCCTTGCTCAAAAATGACTTAGGGACTCTTCTTACCCGGTCTTGGGGGTATTTAGAGACCTGGTACTAACGCCCCCGCGCTAAGGTCGCGCTAACGAGGCAGAATACTTCGCCATATGCGCGGCCGCGCTAAGGCCGCGCTAatgacacatgcccagtaaaatggtcataacgtTCTGTATACacatccaaatgacaaacggtttattgcgttggaaactagactcaatgggatttaatttgataggtttttcaCCACACAAAtacttatataactggagatatgaccGTCCAAAGtaaggtcttgtgcgcactcatttacaactttcgtctattatgaaattttccaacttggcttagacttgggcttctccttagaccccaatccacctctaatatgaattatatgcttattaacatatccaattgatacccattatatcatgaatcctcatttgcacacaaaatgaaataattagcctaccttggtacaacgaaatctcaaattacttggaaaaattttctggggccttacattctccccccttcggatcattcgtcctcgaatgagggtcAAGGTTCATTCATTAGTCATCTTTATGTAACAtctgctctttttttttttacattatgaaatatatcatcagccctaaattttggctaactccttaaatttccgaaaatttcgcagagtttcctttgtaactaggactatccacctgtcagagggtcccagatacatatcctaacagtATATTcatgttccatagacataacataacttgttcaacaccaaccatggtgcataggcaacatacatagtcaaaatggaatagtttaacatagattAAATAAAAAGCTAAGAGTTTACaggaaccaaatgcatgaaagctattacatatctattcaaacaaatgtgggtacttctttctcatttcttcctaagtttcccaagtggcttcctcaacctgctggttccgccataacacttttacagacgcaatttccttagttctcaattttcggacttgcctatcaagaatggcaactggaatttcttcataagatagttcttcattaacctcaatagcttcAATAGGCACAATAACGGACGGATCTcctactaccttcttcaacatagacacatggaagaccggatgtaccaacgacatctcgggtggcagttCGAGCTTGTGTGACACTTGAccgatcctctgaatgattctgtatggtccgacatacctcggacttaatttacctttcttcccaaatcgcatgattcccttcatgggggaaaccttcaaaaatacccaatcatgttctttgaactccaaatctctacgacaaatgtccgaataagacttttggcgactttgagcagttttcaacctctccttaataatttTGACTTTCTCCATGTCCTTATGCACGAGGTCCGGCTTtatcaattctgcttctccaacctcgaaccacccaatgggagacctacatctcataccatacagtgcctcgaatggtgccatatggatactagcatggaagctgttgttgtaagcaaattttATGAGTGGCAAAtagtcatcccaactacctttgaaatcaaaaGTACAAGAttgcaacatgtcctcaagcgtctgaatagtccgctctactTGCCCGTCAGTTTGAGGATGGAAAGTTGTACTGAGATTTACCTGCGTGCCCAAGCCCtactgaaatttcttccaaaagttggccgtGAACTGGgtccctcgatctgaaatgattgagactggagtgccatgcaacctgactatttctttgatatacaactgggCATACTGTTCCGCTATGTCGgaagatttaactggcaagaagtgcgctgattttgtgagtcggtcaacgatcacccaaattgagtcgaacctgCGCGGAGTGCGCGGCAGccctactacaaaatccatattgatcatctcccatttctacattggaatttctatgctttgagtcaATCCTCCAGGTCTTTGATGTtcgactttcacttgctgacagttcggacATCTAGTCACAAAGTCCGACACACCCTTCTTTAtaccgttccaccaataaatttccttgagatcatgatacattttcgtagaacctgggtacacagaatacctggaattatgaGCCTCCGCCATTACCCTCTCCCAAAGATTATCCACATATGGAACACATAGCCTACCTTGACATTGTAATACACCATCCCCGCCACCGAGTGAAAATGCCAAAGTCTTGTTATTTAAAACTGCCTCTTTCATCTGTGCCAATGCTGGATCAATGAACTACTTTTCCTTGACTTCTGCTACAAGTGACGATTTTGCTCCATTATTCACCATAACCTTCCCCTCATCTGAGGCTGAAATACAAACCCCCAGACTGGCTAATTGATAAACCTCCCGAGCCAAAGGCCTCTGATTCGCTCCCAAATGAGCCAATCTACCCATGGACTTCCGACTGAGAGCGTCGGCCACCATATTCGCTTTCCCTAGATGGTATGAAATGCccatatcataatccttgatcaATTCTAACCACCGCCTCTGCCTTAAATTCAGCTTCTTCTGTTTGAACAAATATTGGAGACTCTTATGGTGTGagaatacatccacatggaccccataaagGTAATGCCGCCATATTTTCAAGGCGAATACAACTGCCGCAAGCTCCAAATCATGcgttggataattcttctcgtgattcttgagttgccttgaAGCATACGCTATAACCTTCCCATGTTCCATCAACACACACCCCAAACCGACCCTGGAGGCATCGCAATAAACCACAAATCCTTTCGTGCCCTCCGGTAAGGTCAATATCGGCGCCGAGGTCAATCTCGACTTCAATTCCTGAAAACTTTTCTCACAAACGtcagaccattggaacttaactgctttctgcgtcAACTTAGTCAACGGGGAGGCGAGGGTAGAGAATCCCTCCACAAAACTCGGATAATACCCCGCTAAACCCAAGAAGCTACGGATCTCCGTCGGGGTCATAGGTCTAGGCCAATCTTTCACTGTTGCAATCTTCTAGGGATCCACCTGAATCCCTTCACTAgaaacaacatgacccagaaaggTAACAGactccaaccaaaattcacattttgaaaatttagcatacaactggtgctgatgaagagtctgcagaactgccctgaggTGATCGGCATGATCCTCCCTACTCTGCAAATAAAcaaggatgtcatcaatgaaaacaatcacaaaggagtaTAGAAACGTCTTGAAgacccgattcataagatccatgaaagctgtcggggcgttggttagcccaaaagataTGACCAAGAATTCAAAGACCATAGTGAGTTCTGAAAGCGGTCTTAGGAATATCCTGCTCTCTGATCTTTAATTGGTGATACCCGGACCGTAGGTCAATTTTGGAGAAGAACCTTGCACCTTGcaattggtcgaacaaatcatctatctgaggcaaaggatatttattcttgatggtgaccttgttaagctgccgataatcaatacacatccggagcgacccatccttctttctgACAAAAAGAGCCGGAGCACCCCACGGCGACACACTTGGCCGTATGAACCCCTTTTCTAATAAATCCTTCagctactcctttaactcctttaactccgctgGCGCCATTctatatggtggaatagatattgGCTGCGTATCTGGCAATACATCAATCTcgaaatcaatctccctatctggcGGGATCCCTGGAAGCTCGTTCGGAAACACTTCAATAAACTCATTCACGACTGGCACGGACTCGGGGAAAGATACTTCTGAAGTGGTGTCCGCCACTCGGACCAAATGGTAGATACACCCCTTCCTAATCATCTTCGAAGCCTTAAGATAAGAAATAAACCTACCCTTCGGCACCACACCATTTCCCTTCCACTCAATAACCGGCTCATTAGGGAACTCAAGCCTCATGACTCTCGTTCGGCAGTCAAGTTTAGCAAAGCACGAATAAAGccagtccattcccataatcacatcaaaatccaccattctAAGCTCAATAAGATCGCCCGTGGTAGCACGACCACATACCGTGACAATACAATTCCTATAAACTCGCGCGGCTGTGATAGAATCACCAACCAGAGTCGATACAGAGAATGGCTCTTGAAGCTGTTCGGTTTCTACCCCAAAACTTGAAGCAATGAATGGGGTGACATAAGACAAAGAGGACCCCggatcaataagagcataacAATCAATGGCCTAAACAGACAAGATACCTGTAGCAACATCCGGGGAAGCCTCTGCACTCTGGCGACCACTCAAGGCGTAAAACCGGCTGGGTCCACCTCTACCACGAGCTCCACCCCTAATTGCACCACGCCCTGCTGGAGCTGGAGGGCGCGCAGATGATGTGGCAGCTGAAGAACCGGATGACTGAGCAAATCCCCTACCCATGCCCTGACTGGGCGCATGGTAGTCCCGCTGGATATGACCTCTCGCCCTGCATCTATAACACACCGGGAGATCCATATAACAAGTCTCCATATGGAATCTCCCACACTTGGGGCATAGAGCCCTCCCCTGCTGCTGTGATCTCCCTCTCGGATGACCGGACTGATGGGGTTTCCTACTATCTGAACCTGGCCTCGAGTGACTACTCTGCTGATAACTGTACACAGATGGCAGTGCGCTCGCTGAGGACTGATCATATGACTGGGATGACCCTGATGGTCCCCTTCTCTGAACTGGTCTCCCTGAGTGAACCACTGATCGGGCCCTTCTGTTACTCTCCCTTCCTGCCTGTATTTTCAACTTCCTAGCCTCGGTGGCCTGAGTGAATCCcacaatcttcccataattcatatctgaGTGTAAGGCCGCTGTAGCAGCCTCGTTCACTACCAAAGGACTAAGACCCTGAACAAATCACCGAACTCGATCACCCATGGTCGATACTAACTGGGGAGCATACTTGGACAATCtcacaaactccatgtggtactcctaaacactcatactgccctgcttgaggacctcaaactCAGTGGCACGGGCCGCCATTGTCTCGGCAGGCAAGAAGTGGTCCATGAATGCATCTACAAACTTATCCCATCTAGCCGGAGGTCTTCCCTCCCCACGGGAATCCTCCCACATCTCGAACCATGAATACGCTGCTCCCCTCAACCGGTATGAGGCCAACTCAACCCCTTCCGTCTCTGTAGCCTTCATCACTCGAAGGGTCTtatacatttcatcaaggaaatcCTACGGATCGGCCTCTGGATCTGTGCCTGTGAACTTTGGAGGGGCCAACCACAGAAACTGGTTGACTCTAGAGCTGGCAGAATCTCCCTGTCTGCTGGAGGAAGTAGGGGTATCATGAGATCTCTGGGCTTGAGCGGCCACTAACTAGGTCAACATATGGATGGCTCCTCTAAGGTCCCCATCAGAAACCCCGGGACCGAAAGATGGAACTGTATCAGGATCAGGAGTATCAGTGGGAGGGATGGTAGCACCCTCAGCCGCAGCTGGGATAGGATTACTCGGATCCGGAATAAATGGGCCAGGCAGATTCAAGACCGGGGAGTCACTCTCACCCACAACATTAGGTACATGATTCATAGTCACACTTGGGGTGGCATTGGCCCCAAGGCCGAGTTTAGCTCTCTTCTTAGGTACCATTACTGAAAAATTCGAAACAGAGCACGAGTTAGACGTGAATACTTTCACTTTTCACTTCACCGCACGATATAGAATAACAAAGAAGAGAGTAATTTCCTAAATGCCCATGTAGCCCCctacttatagatgtggtcgacaacacaccgataagaagggctctactaggcacggcttcgagacatcctaggacccttttaaaaccttaggctctgataccaagtttgtcacgccccaaaaccgaagggtgcgaccggcgctcgaccgggtagccccagccaagcggacctgggtgcctttcctattccacttATTACCCCGCATTTCCATTTTCCATTTAACCAAGTGAAGTAGCTATTTATAGATTTAAACatattcttacgagatttacataacatacatacTTACTtcgcgtggtttacaagttatactgcacaaaatacataagtacataacccacatttcctgtctacgaagcctctaggGGTACAAAAGAGTATttcaatacttgccggtaacaaggctccggctataccttacacaaataccaaaataagactctGGGAAGAAAAGCGACATGAGCCAtgcagggccccgagaggaaaggggctcaccaatacagcTGACGGGAAGTGGAGGAGGTGCTACTGCTaatggactggagtacctgctatagaatcacctacaatcataacacgaatgtagcgcccccgataaaaggggacgtcagtacatttgaattgtactggtatgtatgaaccaACTTGCCCTGAGTAAACTCAACCATACACAaaacacaagtaacaagtagtaatGGAATCACCAATCAAATACACCTGAAAGAAAACaatcaagccaaacaagttacaaactctccatttccccttcaacattttcatatcaatgatttcacaattttctcatattttcattttaatagtgatttcgatcactttccatccttattacctcggccacccttatcaccacaacccacaccttattacttcgtgttgaggcgcgcaacccgatcccactgtacaatcacaattcacaaacaacacaacaacaacaacagtttacaaagaacaacaataacaatttctcaaagaacaataataataatttctcaaagaatttccacaaccatcaatactatttccatcatgTTCAACAACTCATATGCGTTTTATAtcaccgcgataattgccaatacaagccatatatgttatTACCACAATTGTTCCAATTTCATCATTCATGATTTCCTTCtatcatttgtttctcaactcttaccacataacacattc from Nicotiana sylvestris chromosome 12, ASM39365v2, whole genome shotgun sequence encodes the following:
- the LOC138882796 gene encoding uncharacterized protein — encoded protein: MYKTLRVMKATETEGVELASYRLRGAAYSWFEMWEDSRGEGRPPARWDKFVDAFMDHFLPAETMAARATEFEGLSPLVVNEAATAALHSDMNYGKIVGFTQATEARKLKIQAGRESNRRARSVVHSGRPVQRRGPSGSSQSYDQSSASALPSVYSYQQSSHSRPGSDSRKPHQSGHPRGRSQQQGRALCPKCGRFHMETCYMDLPVCYRCRARGHIQRDYHAPSQGMGRGFAQSSGSSAATSSARPPAPAGRGAIRGGARGRGGPSRFYALSGRQSAEASPDVATETEQLQEPFSVSTLVGDSITAARVYRNCIVTVCGRATTGDLIELRMVDFDVIMGMDWLYSCFAKLDCRTRVMRLEFPNEPVIEWKGNGVVPKGRFISYLKASKMIRKGCIYHLVRVADTTSEVSFPESVPVVNEFIEVFPNELPGIPPDREIDFEIDVLPDTQPISIPPYRMAPAELKELKE